The following are encoded together in the Humulus lupulus chromosome 5, drHumLupu1.1, whole genome shotgun sequence genome:
- the LOC133778847 gene encoding uncharacterized protein LOC133778847: MLAKKTNFIFIDADDFHPNSNKEKMKNGIPLSEEDRIPWLETLRNVLRQCLEDKKSTILGCSALQKQFREILRSADPNYVPQSYVSSTVKFVLLDATAEVLAARLEKRAAQGKHFMPSTLLKSQLELLQIDDLEILYIYIVQVLCVQDLSQPLSQFPSVWASKVFTQQLLVCVVTQYNRCDTDDFHPNSNKEKMKNGIPLAEADRIPWLETLPNVLRKSLQDKISVILGYSALQKRYREILRSADPNYVPQSYCSNIIMFVLLDVVAEMLQIATEEIFFMLSTLLDSQLELLQIDDSESILMVDASLAPQIIVETIRTLIIMKMNSLYFEN; encoded by the exons ATGCTGGCAAAGAAGACAAATTTTATCTTCATTGATGCAGATGATTTCCATCCCAATTCAAACAAAG AAAAGATGAAGAATGGGATCCCTCTTTCAGAAGAAGATAGAATCCCATGGCTTGAAACACTTCGAAATGTCTTAAGACAATGTTTAGAAGATAAGAAAAGCACAATTCTCGGTTGTTCGGCACTGCAAAAGCAATTTAGGGAGATTCTTAGATCGGCTGATCCGAACTATGTACCACAAAGCTATGTCAGCAGCACTGTCAAGTTTGTTCTGTTGGATGCTACGGCTGAGGTGCTTGCGGCACGGTTAGAGAAGAGAGCTGCCCAAGGAAAGCATTTCATGCCCTCTACCCTTTTAAAATCACAGTTGGAGTTGCTTCAGATTGATGATTTAGAGA tattatatatatatatagtacagGTCTTGTGTGTCCAAGACTTGAGTCAACCATTATCACAATTTCCTAGTGTTTGGGCTTCGAAAGTCTTCACACAACAATTGCTGGTTTGTGTGGTTACGCAGTACAATAGGTGTGATACAGATGATTTCCATCCCAATTCAAACAAAG AAAAGATGAAGAATGGGATTCCTCTTGCTGAAGCAGACAGGATCCCATGGCTTGAAACACTTCCAAATGTCTTGAGGAAAAGTTTACAAGATAAGATAAGCGTGATTCTTGGTTATTCAGCGCTGCAAAAGCGATACAGGGAAATTCTTAGATCAGCCGATCCAAATTATGTACCACAAAGCTATTGCAGCAACATCATCATGTTTGTTTTGTTGGATGTTGTGGCTGAGATGCTTCAAATTGCTACAGAAGAAATTTTTTTCATGCTCTCTACCCTTTTAGATTCGCAGTTGGAGTTGCTTCAAATTGATGATTCTGAAAGTATATTAATGGTAGATGCCTCTCTTGCTCCTCAAATTATAGTAGAAACCATTCGAACATTGATAATTATGAAGATGAACTCCTTATACTTTGAAAACTAA
- the LOC133834436 gene encoding receptor-like protein EIX2, translating into MALYSLKPIIPTLLLILLNFIFLVEATATSTVTSPKKIHDVLCIESEKQELLSFKQDLVDPMNRLSSWVANGDDCCKWTGIVCDNITAHVTHLRLANPLISYDFLYHEVTSKYNGALSGKVNPSILNLTYLTHLDLSYNDFGGTQIPSFMGSLMSLKYLNLTRTGFEGNIPYQLGNLSSLSHLILYSDYVIGYYRDKLYADNLHWLSYLSSLEYLEMRVNLSATSDHWLLSINKIPSLMELHLSSCELTNIHQTSDVNFTSLKVLDISFNNFNSLMPNWIFNLSRLVHLGLGGYDFEGPLPNSPPKSLSTLKYLDVSYGNLNSLPNWFFGLKNMAKLLLGGNNLDASIACHFHNMTILKYFDIYGNNFNSTIPRCLYSLKNLEMMRLSSNHLHGVVSNAIENLTSMFYLDLSYNALEGKIPPSMGSLSNLQIISLNENKFEGDISDALESLIGCNPKRITSLSLGGNFFSGQPKDDTIEMFENLTYLSLARNMLSGLIPRSLGKLSALMFLDIAGNQFKGTLLESLGSLSTLEALYISNNLLEGVVSEIHFANLTNLIYLDASGNSLTLRVSPYWIPPFQLSDICLRSWSLGPQFPNWLKSQKYLQFLDLSQTGISFAIPNRFWKLSTNFCYLNLSHNQISGGIPDMHFNSKYICMIYLSSNKFEGHLSRISSSVTELDLSNNSLSGDTSHHLCGEPNDGPNKLTILHLGDNALSGNIPDCWKYLPSLEVINLSNANLTGQIPKSIGSLHRLKSLHLRNNTLSGDILMFLQNCTMLSVIDIGLNNIVGSLPKWIGISLPNLMFLGFRSNKMSGMIPSELCHLNKLQILDIAYNNFSGTIPRCFGDFKGMINKSSLSGHLISYSFYTGVFMENAIVVMKGREGQYNTILSLVASIDLSNNNLSGDFPIQLTNLHSLQSLNLSRNSLQGSIPNQIKDMDMLESLNLLMNQLSGVIPPSLSSLTFLNHLNLSYNNFSGEIPTSTQLQSMDQSYYIGNQLCGLPLLKKCREDHEITPNDASTEDEEEKYWFRLGIAVGFGVGFAGVIGPLLACGLWRRAYFWFFNEYMWYKIEDCFIRVRYKLQN; encoded by the coding sequence ATGGCTTTATATTCGCTTAAACCAATAATTCCCACTCTTCTCCTTATTCTGCTCAATTTTATCTTTCTTGTAGAAGCTACTGCTACCAGTACTGTTACCTCTCCAAAAAAAATCCATGACGTACTCTGTATCGAAAGTGAGAAACAAGAACTTTTGAGTTTCAAGCAAGACCTTGTTGATCCCATGAATAGGTTAAGTTCTTGGGTTGCCAACGGAGATGACTGCTGCAAATGGACTGGAATTGTTTGTGACAACATCACAGCCCATGTCACACACCTCCGACTTGCTAATCCTCTGAtctcttatgattttctttatcaTGAGGTGACAAGTAAATATAATGGTGCATTAAGTGGCAAGGTAAATCCTTCCATACTTAATCTTACATATCTTACTCACTTAGACTTGAGCTACAATGATTTTGGGGGAACTCAAATTCCCAGCTTCATGGGTTCTTTGatgagtttgaaatatttaaatcTCACTCGAACAGGATTTGAGGGAAATATCCCCTACCAACTTGGAAATCTATCGAGTTTGAGCCATCTTATTCTTTACAGTGATTATGTTATTGGCTATTATCGTGACAAATTATATGCTGATAATCTTCATTGGTTGTCTTATCTTTCTTCACTAGAATATCTAGAGATGAGAGTGAATCTTAGTGCAACATCTGATCATTGGCTACTCTCAATAAACAAAATCCCTTCTTTGATGGAATTACACTTGTCATCTTGTGAACTCACCAATATCCATCAGACATCTGATGTTAATTTCACATCTCTAAAGGTTCTTGATATTTCATTCAATAATTTTAACTCTTTGATGCCAAATTGGATTTTCAATCTCAGTAGGCTTGTCCATCTTGGTCTTGGAGGATATGATTTTGAAGGCCCACTTCCCAATAGTCCTCCTAAGAGCTTGTCTACTCTAAAATACCTTGATGTTTCTTATGGCAATCTTAATTCTTTGCCAAACTGGTTTTTTGGTCTTAAAAATATGGCCAAACTTTTACTTGGTGGCAACAATCTTGATGCTTCAATTGCATGCCATTTCCATAACATGACCATTCTaaaatattttgatatatatGGGAATAACTTTAACTCCACCATTCCCAGATGCCTTTACAGTCTTAAAAATCTTGAAATGATGAGACTTAGCTCAAATCATTTGCACGGAGTCGTATCAAATGCCATTGAAAatctaacttctatgttttatctTGACCTATCATATAATGCCTTAGAAGGAAAAATACCGCCATCTATGGGAAGTTTATCCAATTTACAAATTATTTCTTTGAATGAAAACAAATTTGAGGGAGACATTTCAGATGCCCTTGAAAGTTTGATTGGTTGCAACCCAAAAAGAATTACATCGTTGAGTTTGGGTGGAAATTTTTTTTCTGGTCAACCAAAAGATGACACCATTGAGATGTTTGAAAATCTAACCTATCTTTCTCTTGCACGTAATATGCTTTCGGGTCTCATTCCTCGTTCCCTTGGGAAACTATCAGCGTTGATGTTTCTAGATATTGCTGGGAACCAATTCAAAGGAACTTTGCTTGAAAGTCTCGGATCTCTCTCTACCTTAGAAGCACTCTATATCTCTAATAATCTTTTGGAAGGTGTTGTCTCAGAAATTCACTTTGCCAATCTCACAAACCTGATATATTTAGATGCTTCTGGAAATTCACTGACACTAAGAGTGAGTCCTTATTGGATTCCACCCTTTCAGCTTTCAGATATATGTTTAAGATCTTGGAGCCTAGGCCCCCAATTTCCAAACTGGCTCAAATCACAAAAGTATTTACAGTTCCTGGACTTGTCCCAAACTGGAATTTCATTTGCCATTCCCAATAGGTTTTGGAAATTATCAACCAATTTTTGTTACTTGAATCTCTCCCATAACCAAATAAGTGGGGGTATTCCTGATATGCATTTTAATTCTAAATATATTTGCATGATATACTTGAGTTCCAATAAGTTTGAGGGTCATTTATCTCGTATATCTTCTTCTGTAACAGAGCTAGATCTTTCCAATAATTCCTTATCAGGGGATACTTCCCATCATTTGTGTGGTGAACCAAATGATGGGCCAAATAAATTGACTATTCTTCATCTTGGGGACAATGCTTTGTCAGGCAATATTCCTGATTGTTGGAAGTACTTGCCATCACTAGAAGTGATAAATTTGAGTAATGCTAATTTGACTGGGCAAATTCCAAAGTCCATAGGATCTCTACATAGACTGAAATCATTGCACCTTCGTAATAATACCCTTTCTGGAGACATACTTATGTTCCTTCAAAATTGTACAATGTTAAGTGTCATCGACATTGGTCTAAATAACATTGTGGGAAGTCTACCCAAATGGATAGGAATTAGTCTTCCCAATCTAATGTTTCTTGGCTTTCGTTCAAATAAGATGAGTGGGATGATTCCATCTGAACTTTGTCACCTTAACAAACTTCAGATTTTGGACATCGCTTATAACAATTTCTCTGGAACCATACCAAGATGTTTCGGAGATTTTAAAGGcatgattaataaatcaagtTTGAGTGGTCATTTAATCTCGTATTCTTTTTATACGGGTGTGTTCATGGAAAATGCAATTGTGGTGATGAAAGGAAGGGAAGGTCAATACAACACCATCCTATCATTGGTGGCTAGCATAGATCTTTCAAATAACAATTTATCAGGAGACTTCCCAATACAGCTCACAAATCTCCATTCATTACAATCTTTGAATCTGTCAAGAAACTCTCTCCAAGGAAGCATTCCTAATCAAATAAAAGATATGGATATGTTGGAATCTCTTAACCTCTTAATGAACCAACTGTCTGGTGTCATTCCTCCAAGTTTGTCAAGTTTAACTTTCTTGAATCACTTAAACTTGTCATACAACAACTTTTCAGGAGAAATTCCCACAAGCACCCAACTACAGAGCATGGATCAATCTTACTATATTGGGAACCAACTTTGCGGACTTCCACTCCTGAAAAAGTGTAGAGAAGATCATGAGATAACACCTAATGATGCAAGTactgaagatgaagaagaaaaatacTGGTTTCGATTGGGTATAGCAGTCGGATTTGGCGTTGGCTTTGCGGGTGTCATTGGTCCTTTGTTGGCCTGTGGTTTATGGAGACGTGCTTACTTTTGGTTCTTCAACGAGTATATGTGGTACAAGATTGAGGATTGCTTTATCAGAGTAAGGTACAAGCTGCAAAATTAG
- the LOC133834437 gene encoding pentatricopeptide repeat-containing protein At4g31850, chloroplastic-like, with product MYCSSGSFSYTCAAFTETVIVIATSSSHYHSVSFKGRSFGNNVKVSSYGHLRKQMGLCGFVMKIPKEGVELSLTKERKKKKVLKSSQEFIRVLKSTKDPNSAFYHFKVVAEQSAPSTSNVVLTTKTCNYMLEVLMTHKRVEDMAAVFDLMQKKKVKRSLNTYLAIFDGLYIRGGIRQAPIALEKMRNAGFVLNASSYNGLICFLLQSGFCGEALEVYNRMVMEGMKPGLKVYSALMVAFGKQKDTQTVMSLLKEMERLGLRPDIYTFTICIRVLGMAGKIVEAYDVLKRMDKEGCKPDVVTYNVLIGALCNAGKIDHAKALFVDMKASSHKPDRATYITLLGKLSDCGEVDSMKEIWDEMEADGFAPDVVTFTILINALCKAGNVDKAFDTLDVMKEKGISPNLRTYNTLIRGLLKESSCVPDIFTYNLLLGEHGKSGKIIGEHGKSGKITKLLGIYEEMCSRGCKPDTITYNILISSLVKFSCVDKAIDLYYDHVGRDFAPSPHTYGSLIDGLFKLGRHKEAMLFFHEMAEYGCKANRAIFNILINGFGKAGDVETACHLFRRMVKDGIRPDLKTYTVLVDSLCLLGKVDDALCYFEELKQSGLSLNIVCYKLLINALGRSLRVEEALSLYNEMLSRGICPDRYTYNSLILSLGIAGMVDQAVCMYEELQLKGFEADVFTYNALIRAYITSGNTDHAFAVYKKMIVVGCDPNVGTFVQLSNQTPSVFS from the coding sequence ATGtattgtagtagtggtagtttcAGTTATACTTGTGCTGCTTTTACAGAGACTGTGATAGTAATAGCTACTTCTTCGAGTCATTATCATAGTGTGTCATTTAAAGGAAGAAGCTTTGGAAATAATGTAAAGGTTTCCTCGTACGGGCACTTGAGAAAACAAATGGGTCTATGTGGGTTTGTTATGAAAATCCCAAAGGAAGGAGTGGAACTGAGTCTAACcaaggagaggaagaagaagaaagtttTGAAATCTTCGCAAGAGTTTATAAGGGTTCTTAAGTCTACCAAGGACCCAAATTCTGCTTTTTATCATTTCAAGGTTGTTGCTGAGCAAAGTGCCCCCTCCACTTCTAATGTTGTTCTCACCACTAAAACTTGCAATTACATGCTTGAAGTTTTGATGACTCATAAGAGGGTGGAGGATATGGCTGCTGTTTTTGATTTAATGCAGAAGAAAAAGGTTAAACGAAGTTTGAACACTTATCTAGCTATTTTTGATGGTCTTTACATAAGGGGTGGAATTCGACAAGCACCAATTGCGCTTGAGAAGATGAGAAATGCTGGGTTCGTTTTAAATGCGTCTTCATATAATGGGCTGATTTGTTTTCTTCTCCAGTCAGGGTTTTGTGGGGAGGCTTTGGAGGTTTACAACAGAATGGTTATGGAAGGGATGAAGCCTGGCTTGAAGGTTTATTCAGCACTGATGGTGGCatttggaaagcaaaaggatacTCAAACTGTAATGAGTTTGTTAAAAGAGATGGAACGTTTGGGATTGAGGCCTGATATTTATACATTTACCATATGCATTAGGGTTCTTGGAATGGCTGGGAAAATTGTTGAGGCCTATGATGTATTGAAGAGAATGGACAAAGAGGGATGCAAGCCAGATGTTGTTACTTATAATGTTCTCATTGGTGCTCTCTGTAATGCAGGTAAAATTGATCATGCAAAGGCATTGTTTGTAGATATGAAAGCTAGCAGCCACAAACCTGATCGTGCTACTTATATCACTTTGTTGGGCAAGTTAAGTGATTGTGGAGAGGTAGATTCTATGAAAGAAATTTGGGATGAAATGGAAGCTGATGGTTTTGCTCCTGATGTAGTTACATTCACCATTCTTATTAATGCTCTCTGCAAAGCAGGCAATGTTGACAAGGCGTTTGATACTTTGGATGTGATGAAAGAGAAAGGGATCTCACCAAATCTTCGTACTTACAACACCTTGATTAGGGGACTATTAAAGGAAAGTAGTTGTGTCCCTGATATTTTCACATACAACTTGTTACTTGGTGAGCATGGGAAGTCGGGGAAAATCATTGGTGAGCATGGGAAGTCAGGTAAAATCACTAAACTATTGGGAATATATGAAGAAATGTGTAGTAGGGGATGCAAGCCTGATACAATCACATATAACATACTCATTTCCAGTTTAGTGAAATTTAGTTGTGTAGATAAGGCTATTGATTTGTACTATGATCATGTTGGTCGTGATTTTGCCCCCTCTCCTCATACGTATGGTTCGCTCATTGATGGACTTTTTAAGTTAGGAAGACACAAAGAAGCGATGCTTTTCTTCCATGAGATGGCAGAATATGGATGCAAAGCTAATCGTGCGATTTTTAATATTCTTATAAATGGGTTTGGAAAAGCTGGAGACGTGGAAACTGCCTGTCATTTGTTCAGAAGAATGGTTAAAGATGGAATAAGACCAGACCTTAAGACTTACACCGTTCTTGTGGATTCTCTCTGTCTTTTAGGAAAAGTTGATGATGCTCTGTGTTACTTTGAGGAACTAAAGCAGAGTGGTCTTAGTCTTAATATAGTTTGTTATAAACTTTTGATTAATGCACTTGGAAGATCACTGAGGGTAGAAGAAGCTTTATCACTCTACAATGAAATGCTGAGCAGAGGAATTTGTCCTGATCGTTACACATACAACTCACTAATACTCAGTCTTGGGATTGCGGGAATGGTGGACCAAGCAGTTTGTATGTATGAAGAACTACAGCTTAAGGGTTTTGAAGCTGACGTTTTCACCTACAATGCTCTCATTCGAGCCTACATCACGTCAGGGAATACAGATCATGCTTTTGCAGTTTACAAGAAAATGATAGTTGTTGGCTGCGACCCGAATGTGGGAACGTTTGTACAACTTTCTAATCAGACTCCTAGTGTTTTTTCATAA